A single Raphanus sativus cultivar WK10039 unplaced genomic scaffold, ASM80110v3 Scaffold0053, whole genome shotgun sequence DNA region contains:
- the LOC108830348 gene encoding two-component response regulator ARR10 isoform X2 — translation MTMEQDIEAMDQFPLGMRVLAVDDDQTCLRILETLLHRCQYHVTTTDKAQTALELLRENKNKFDLVISDVDMPDMDGFKLVELVGLEMDLPVIMLSAHSDPKNVMKGVKHGACDYLVKPVRIEELKNIWQHVVRKSKFKKMIKSIVTTNCVSEGNSDQNGVRANRKRKDQLEEEDEEQEEQERGNEKKPRVIWTRELHNKFLAAVDHVGVKNAVPKKILELMNVDNLTRENVGSHLQKFRLALKKINNEANQQANLDSQFTQMSSLKGLGSFHHYRPIPLGSSQFHGGAATMRHYPSNRTLAGMFSSSLPRNHNDGGYMLQGMPLPPLETLHIANNNNNNKAFPSFTSQQSSPLVSPNNHFVPEGHQGFSPHLEINKRLEDWSNAVLSNNIPQSNLHSKPDALEWNLFGNSTSPNLDTTNQTSFCRDTDFGSPNAAQADSFDPLQMKQQHENILSPMTVAQLLRSSSGNEGLFMGQQKLENGFMASDTGSLDDIVNSMMTQEQSQAEFSEGDWVWVA, via the exons ATGACAATGGAACAAGATATTGAAGCTATGGACCAGTTTCCACTAGGGATGAGAGTTCTTGCCGTTGACGATGACCAAACTTGTCTCCGTATTCTCGAGACTTTACTTCACCGCTGCCAATACCACG TTACAACAACGGATAAGGCACAGACCGCACTGGAGTTGTTGAGGGAGAACAAGAACAAGTTTGATCTCGTGATTAGCGATGTTGACATGCCAGACATGGATGGTTTCAAGCTGGTTGAGCTTGTTGGTCTTGAAATGGACTTACCTGTCATAA TGTTATCTGCGCATAGCGATCCAAAGAATGTGATGAAAGGAGTCAAGCACGGTGCCTGCGACTATCTCGTTAAACCGGTTCGAATCGAGGAGCTCAAGAACATATGGCAACACGTGGTGAGGAAAAGCAAGTTCAAGAAGATGATAAAGAGCATTGTGACTACTAATTGTGTATCTGAGGGAAACTCTGATCAAAACGGGGTGAGGGCAAACAGAAAACGTAAAGATCAGCttgaagaggaagatgaagaacaagaagaacaagaaagagGGAATGAAAAGAAGCCTCGTGTTATTTGGACGCGAGAGCTGCACAATAAGTTCCTAGCAGCCGTTGATCATGTGGGCGTTAAGA ACGCTGTACCAAAGAAGATTCTTGAGCTGATGAATGTTGACAACCTCACAAGAGAGAATGTTGGAAGCCACCTTCAG AAATTCCGGTTAGCcttgaagaaaataaacaatGAAGCCAATCAACAAGCTAACCTGGACTCACAATTTACACAAATGAGTTCACTCAAAGGACTTGGCAGCTTCCACCACTACCGTCCCATACCTCTTGGATCCAGTCAGTTCCATGGTGGAGCCGCAACCATGAGGCATTACCCATCAAATAGGACCTTGGCAGGAATGTTCTCATCATCGCTTCCTCGTAACCACAATGATGGAGGTTACATGCTTCAGGGAATGCCACTTCCTCCACTAGAAACTCTTCATATAgccaataacaacaacaacaacaaggctTTTCCGAGCTTTACTTCACAACAAAGCTCTCCGCTAGTTTCTCCCAATAATCACTTTGTTCCTGAGGGTCACCAGGGGTTTTCTCCTCACTTGGAGATCAACAAACGTCTTGAAGACTGGTCAAACGCTGTGTTGTCAAACAACATTCCACAGAGTAATCTTCATTCAAAACCAGATGCCTTGGAATGGAACTTGTTCGGCAACTCAACCAGCCCAAACCTGGATACAACAAATCAGACGTCATTCTGCAGAGACACAGATTTTGGATCCCCAAATGCTGCCCAAGCAGACTCTTTTGATCCATTACAGATGAAGCAGCAGCATGAAAACATCTTAAGTCCTATGACAGTTGCTCAACTGTTGAGAAGTAGCAGTGGTAATGAAGGGTTATTCATGGGACAACAGAAGCTAGAGAACGGCTTCATGGCTTCAGATACCGGTTCCTTGGATGATATAGTCAATTCCATGATGACTCAG GAACAGAGCCAAGCCGAGTTCTCGGAAGGAGATTGGGTTTGGGTGGCATAA
- the LOC108830348 gene encoding two-component response regulator ARR10 isoform X1, giving the protein MTMEQDIEAMDQFPLGMRVLAVDDDQTCLRILETLLHRCQYHVTTTDKAQTALELLRENKNKFDLVISDVDMPDMDGFKLVELVGLEMDLPVIMLSAHSDPKNVMKGVKHGACDYLVKPVRIEELKNIWQHVVRKSKFKKMIKSIVTTNCVSEGNSDQNGVRANRKRKDQLEEEDEEQEEQERGNEKKPRVIWTRELHNKFLAAVDHVGVKNAVPKKILELMNVDNLTRENVGSHLQKFRLALKKINNEANQQANLDSQFTQMSSLKGLGSFHHYRPIPLGSSQFHGGAATMRHYPSNRTLAGMFSSSLPRNHNDGGYMLQGMPLPPLETLHIANNNNNNKAFPSFTSQQSSPLVSPNNHFVPEGHQGFSPHLEINKRLEDWSNAVLSNNIPQSNLHSKPDALEWNLFGNSTSPNLDTTNQTSFCRDTDFGSPNAAQADSFDPLQMKQQHENILSPMTVAQLLRSSSGNEGLFMGQQKLENGFMASDTGSLDDIVNSMMTQYESSIRLLQPSSFNMEDTLVWLSEKSGCYSTKSGYALTKLAGENRAHHQNTAQFSWKASIWNIDTSPKLKLFLWKLANRALPVGEALARRGIAATTTCKRCGAIESEIHTFFQCPFAEKVWDLIPALHKPISSTSNILNLIDISKKMITLPPAGITKPLFPWLLWNLWTCRNQLLFEDKKFSEVEVLNKSIRDAREWSNAQAIPVSNPPAPPPPSALNYSSTATACFTDGAWDNVTKTGGMGWCFHDHLGSVTLQGADAKRYVGSALMAETLALKMALTTAVRNDILDLRCFSDSRSLVSLLTTNTSVVELQGILHDIRVLSSSLNSISFHYISRLENGFADGLAKSALALCMNSPPSME; this is encoded by the exons ATGACAATGGAACAAGATATTGAAGCTATGGACCAGTTTCCACTAGGGATGAGAGTTCTTGCCGTTGACGATGACCAAACTTGTCTCCGTATTCTCGAGACTTTACTTCACCGCTGCCAATACCACG TTACAACAACGGATAAGGCACAGACCGCACTGGAGTTGTTGAGGGAGAACAAGAACAAGTTTGATCTCGTGATTAGCGATGTTGACATGCCAGACATGGATGGTTTCAAGCTGGTTGAGCTTGTTGGTCTTGAAATGGACTTACCTGTCATAA TGTTATCTGCGCATAGCGATCCAAAGAATGTGATGAAAGGAGTCAAGCACGGTGCCTGCGACTATCTCGTTAAACCGGTTCGAATCGAGGAGCTCAAGAACATATGGCAACACGTGGTGAGGAAAAGCAAGTTCAAGAAGATGATAAAGAGCATTGTGACTACTAATTGTGTATCTGAGGGAAACTCTGATCAAAACGGGGTGAGGGCAAACAGAAAACGTAAAGATCAGCttgaagaggaagatgaagaacaagaagaacaagaaagagGGAATGAAAAGAAGCCTCGTGTTATTTGGACGCGAGAGCTGCACAATAAGTTCCTAGCAGCCGTTGATCATGTGGGCGTTAAGA ACGCTGTACCAAAGAAGATTCTTGAGCTGATGAATGTTGACAACCTCACAAGAGAGAATGTTGGAAGCCACCTTCAG AAATTCCGGTTAGCcttgaagaaaataaacaatGAAGCCAATCAACAAGCTAACCTGGACTCACAATTTACACAAATGAGTTCACTCAAAGGACTTGGCAGCTTCCACCACTACCGTCCCATACCTCTTGGATCCAGTCAGTTCCATGGTGGAGCCGCAACCATGAGGCATTACCCATCAAATAGGACCTTGGCAGGAATGTTCTCATCATCGCTTCCTCGTAACCACAATGATGGAGGTTACATGCTTCAGGGAATGCCACTTCCTCCACTAGAAACTCTTCATATAgccaataacaacaacaacaacaaggctTTTCCGAGCTTTACTTCACAACAAAGCTCTCCGCTAGTTTCTCCCAATAATCACTTTGTTCCTGAGGGTCACCAGGGGTTTTCTCCTCACTTGGAGATCAACAAACGTCTTGAAGACTGGTCAAACGCTGTGTTGTCAAACAACATTCCACAGAGTAATCTTCATTCAAAACCAGATGCCTTGGAATGGAACTTGTTCGGCAACTCAACCAGCCCAAACCTGGATACAACAAATCAGACGTCATTCTGCAGAGACACAGATTTTGGATCCCCAAATGCTGCCCAAGCAGACTCTTTTGATCCATTACAGATGAAGCAGCAGCATGAAAACATCTTAAGTCCTATGACAGTTGCTCAACTGTTGAGAAGTAGCAGTGGTAATGAAGGGTTATTCATGGGACAACAGAAGCTAGAGAACGGCTTCATGGCTTCAGATACCGGTTCCTTGGATGATATAGTCAATTCCATGATGACTCAG TATGAAAGCTCTATTAGACTTCTCCAACCGAGCTCCTTCAATATGGAAGATACACTGGTCTGGTTGTCGGAGAAGTCGGGTTGTTATTCCACAAAGTCTGGCTATGCGCTGACTAAACTCGCCGGAGAAAACAGAGCTCATCATCAGAATACGGCTCAGTTCAGCTGGAAGGCTAGTATATGGAATATCGATACCTCCCCCAAATTGAAACTCTTCTTGTGGAAATTGGCGAATCGTGCCTTACCTGTTGGGGAAGCTTTGGCCAGAAGAGGGATTGCAGCTACAACAACTTGTAAACGTTGCGGTGCCATTGAGAGTGAGATCCATACCTTTTTCCAATGCCCTTTTGCTGAAAAAGTTTGGGATCTTATCCCGGCGCTGCACAAACCGATTAGCTCAACCTCCAATATTCTGAACCTCATCGACATCAGCAAGAAGATGATCACTCTACCACCTGCAGGTATCACTAAACCTCTGTTCCCCTGGCTGTTATGGAACCTATGGACATGCAGGAATCAACTCCTGTTTGAAGACAAAAAGTTCTCTGAGGTTGAGGTCCTAAACAAGTCAATCAGAGACGCAAGGGAGTGGAGTAATGCCCAAGCCATACCTGTATCAAATCCTCCAGCTCCCCCGCCTCCTAGCGCTCTCAATTACTCTTCCACTGCTACTGCTTGTTTTACAGATGGAGCGTGGGATAATGTCACTAAAACTGGCGGGATGGGATGGTGTTTCCATGATCACTTGGGTTCAGTAACTCTACAAGGTGCTGATGCAAAGAGATATGTCGGCTCTGCTTTGATGGCAGAGACTCTAGCTCTTAAAATGGCACTGACAACCGCAGTTCGCAATGATATCCTCGACCTGAGGTGTTTTTCAGACTCTCGCAGTCTTGTTTCTCTGCTCACGACAAATACATCCGTTGTTGAGCTCCAAGGGATCCTCCACGACATCCGCGTGTTGAGTAGTTCCCTTAACTCTATCTCTTTTCATTACATTTCTCGTTTAGAGAATGGATTTGCGGACGGGCTAGCTAAGTCTGCTCTCGCCCTTTGTATGAACTCACCTCCCTCGATGGAGTAA
- the LOC108832764 gene encoding deSI-like protein At4g17486, with product MMFCRNVFVKRKKKNPGSVPVYLNVYDLTPMNVYGYWLGIGIYHSGLQVHGVEYGYGAHEHSSTGIFKVEPKKCPGFTFRKSILVGETEMKPKEVGSVMEELADEYQGSKYHLITRNCNHFCNDVCLKLTQKSIPNWVNRLARLGFMCNCVLPASLNEMKVKQVGKDGKLLEVGSSKKNKKKKNKKKAGSRSGPLASSSDSRVANNNNNKPSHARSISTGNPPCSASFCPLK from the exons atgatgtttTGCAGAAACGTCTTCGTGAaacggaagaagaagaatccagGATCGGTGCCTGTTTATCTCAATGTTTACGATCTCACCCCAATGAATGTCTACGGTTACTGGCTCGGAATCGGCATTTATCACTCTGGTCTCCAAG TTCATGGGGTTGAGTATGGATACGGGGCGCACGAGCATTCAAGCACAGGGATTTTCAAAGTGGAGCCAAAGAAGTGTCCTGGTTTCACATTCAGGAAATCGATCCTGGTGGGTGAGACGGAGATGAAGCCCAAAGAAGTTGGAAGCGTTATGGAGGAGCTAGCAGATGAGTATCAGGGGAGTAAATACCACCTCATCACAAGGAACTGTAATCATTTCTGCAACGATGTTTGTTTAAAACTTACTCAAAAGTCAATCCCTAACTGGGTCAACCGTCTTGCTCGCTTAG GTTTCATGTGCAACTGTGTGTTACCGGCTAGCTTGAACGAGATGAAAGTGAAGCAGGTAGGTAAAGACGGGAAGCTCTTGGAAGTAGGATCaagtaaaaagaataaaaagaagaagaataaaaagaagGCGGGAAGCAGATCGGGTCCTTTAGCTTCTTCATCTGATTCAAGGGtagctaataataataataataagccTTCACATGCCAGATCAATATCAACCGGTAATCCTCCTTGTTCTGCTTCTTTTTGTCCTTTGAAGTAA
- the LOC108832767 gene encoding 60S ribosomal protein L39-1, whose product MPSHKSFMIKKKLAKKMRQNRPIPHWIRLRTDNTIRYNAKRRHWRRTKLGF is encoded by the exons ATG CCGTCGCACAAGTCGTTTATGATCAAGAAGAAGCTGGCCAAGAAGATGAGGCAGAACAGGCCTATTCCTCACTGGATTCGTCTTCGTACGGACAACACTATCAG GTACAATGCCAAGCGCAGGCACTGGCGCAGAACCAAGCTCGGATTCTAA
- the LOC108830348 gene encoding two-component response regulator ARR10 isoform X3, with protein MTMEQDIEAMDQFPLGMRVLAVDDDQTCLRILETLLHRCQYHVTTTDKAQTALELLRENKNKFDLVISDVDMPDMDGFKLVELVGLEMDLPVIMLSAHSDPKNVMKGVKHGACDYLVKPVRIEELKNIWQHVVRKSKFKKMIKSIVTTNCVSEGNSDQNGVRANRKRKDQLEEEDEEQEEQERGNEKKPRVIWTRELHNKFLAAVDHVGVKNAVPKKILELMNVDNLTRENVGSHLQKFRLALKKINNEANQQANLDSQFTQMSSLKGLGSFHHYRPIPLGSSQFHGGAATMRHYPSNRTLAGMFSSSLPRNHNDGGYMLQGMPLPPLETLHIANNNNNNKAFPSFTSQQSSPLVSPNNHFVPEGHQGFSPHLEINKRLEDWSNAVLSNNIPQSNLHSKPDALEWNLFGNSTSPNLDTTNQTSFCRDTDFGSPNAAQADSFDPLQMKQQHENILSPMTVAQLLRSSSGNEGLFMGQQKLENGFMASDTGSLDDIVNSMMTQ; from the exons ATGACAATGGAACAAGATATTGAAGCTATGGACCAGTTTCCACTAGGGATGAGAGTTCTTGCCGTTGACGATGACCAAACTTGTCTCCGTATTCTCGAGACTTTACTTCACCGCTGCCAATACCACG TTACAACAACGGATAAGGCACAGACCGCACTGGAGTTGTTGAGGGAGAACAAGAACAAGTTTGATCTCGTGATTAGCGATGTTGACATGCCAGACATGGATGGTTTCAAGCTGGTTGAGCTTGTTGGTCTTGAAATGGACTTACCTGTCATAA TGTTATCTGCGCATAGCGATCCAAAGAATGTGATGAAAGGAGTCAAGCACGGTGCCTGCGACTATCTCGTTAAACCGGTTCGAATCGAGGAGCTCAAGAACATATGGCAACACGTGGTGAGGAAAAGCAAGTTCAAGAAGATGATAAAGAGCATTGTGACTACTAATTGTGTATCTGAGGGAAACTCTGATCAAAACGGGGTGAGGGCAAACAGAAAACGTAAAGATCAGCttgaagaggaagatgaagaacaagaagaacaagaaagagGGAATGAAAAGAAGCCTCGTGTTATTTGGACGCGAGAGCTGCACAATAAGTTCCTAGCAGCCGTTGATCATGTGGGCGTTAAGA ACGCTGTACCAAAGAAGATTCTTGAGCTGATGAATGTTGACAACCTCACAAGAGAGAATGTTGGAAGCCACCTTCAG AAATTCCGGTTAGCcttgaagaaaataaacaatGAAGCCAATCAACAAGCTAACCTGGACTCACAATTTACACAAATGAGTTCACTCAAAGGACTTGGCAGCTTCCACCACTACCGTCCCATACCTCTTGGATCCAGTCAGTTCCATGGTGGAGCCGCAACCATGAGGCATTACCCATCAAATAGGACCTTGGCAGGAATGTTCTCATCATCGCTTCCTCGTAACCACAATGATGGAGGTTACATGCTTCAGGGAATGCCACTTCCTCCACTAGAAACTCTTCATATAgccaataacaacaacaacaacaaggctTTTCCGAGCTTTACTTCACAACAAAGCTCTCCGCTAGTTTCTCCCAATAATCACTTTGTTCCTGAGGGTCACCAGGGGTTTTCTCCTCACTTGGAGATCAACAAACGTCTTGAAGACTGGTCAAACGCTGTGTTGTCAAACAACATTCCACAGAGTAATCTTCATTCAAAACCAGATGCCTTGGAATGGAACTTGTTCGGCAACTCAACCAGCCCAAACCTGGATACAACAAATCAGACGTCATTCTGCAGAGACACAGATTTTGGATCCCCAAATGCTGCCCAAGCAGACTCTTTTGATCCATTACAGATGAAGCAGCAGCATGAAAACATCTTAAGTCCTATGACAGTTGCTCAACTGTTGAGAAGTAGCAGTGGTAATGAAGGGTTATTCATGGGACAACAGAAGCTAGAGAACGGCTTCATGGCTTCAGATACCGGTTCCTTGGATGATATAGTCAATTCCATGATGACTCAG TAG
- the LOC108832765 gene encoding aspartate aminotransferase, chloroplastic, translated as MASSMLSLGSTSLLPREFIKDKLKLGASGSNTFLKAKSFSRVTMSVAAVKPSRFEGITMAPPDPILGVSEAFKADTNELKLNLGVGAYRTEELQPYVLNVVKKAENLMLERGDNKEYLPIEGLAAFNKATAELLFGAGHPVIKEQKVATIQGLSGTGSLRLAAALIERYFPGAKVLISAPTWGNHKNIFNDAKVPWSEYRYYDPKTIGLDFEGMIADIKEAPEGSFILLHGCAHNPTGIDPTPEQWVKIADVIQEKNHIPFFDVAYQGFASGSLDEDASSVRLFAERGMEFFVAQSYSKNLGLYAERIGAINVVCSSADAATRVKSQLKRIARPMYSNPPVHGARIVANVVGDAAMFNEWKAEMEMMAGRIKTVRQKLYDSLVSKDKSGKDWSFILKQIGMFSFTGLNKAQSDNMTNKWHVYMTKDGRISLAGLSMAKCEYLADAIIDSYHNVS; from the exons ATGGCTTCTTCAATGCTGTCTCTGGGTTCTACTTCTCTGTTACCTCGCGAGTTTATCAAG GATAAGCTAAAGCTTGGAGCTTCCGGTTcaaacaccttccttaaagcAAAG tctTTTAGCCGAGTGACCATGTCGGTTGCAGCAGTCAAGCCTTCTCGCTTTGAGGGTATTACCATGGCTCCACCAGACCCTATTCTTGGAGTCAGCGAGGCTTTCAAAGCTGACACTAACGAGCTTAAGCTCAATCTCGGTGTTGGTGCTTATCGTACTGAGGAACTCCAGCCTTATGTCCTTAACGTTGTTAAAAAG GCGGAGAACCTGATGTTGGAGAGAGGAGATAACAAAGAG TATCTCCCAATAGAGGGGTTGGCTGCATTCAACAAGGCCACTGCTGAGCTGCTGTTTGGTGCTGGTCATCCTGTTATCAAGGAACAAAAA GTGGCAACAATTCAGGGTCTTTCAGGAACAGGTTCACTCCGATTAGCAGCGGCTCTTATCGAGCGTTATTTTCCTGGAGCTAAAGTTCTGATATCTGCACCAACATGGG GTAATCACAAGAATATCTTCAACGACGCCAAAGTTCCCTGGTCTGAGTACAGATACTATGATCCCAAAACAATTGGTTTGGATTTTGAGGGGATGATAGCAGATATTAAG GAAGCTCCAGAAGGATCATTCATATTGCTACACGGTTGTGCTCACAACCCAACTGGAATTGACCCAACACCAGAACAGTGGGTGAAAATTGCTGACGTCATTCAAGAAAAGAACCATATCCCTTTCTTCGATGTTGCATACCAG GGCTTTGCTAGTGGAAGCCTTGATGAAGATGCATCTTCTGTGAGACTATTTGCTGAGCGTGGAATGGAGTTTTTCGTCGCTCAGTCATATAGCAAAAACTTGGGCCTCTACGCTGAAAGGATTGGTGCGATCAACGTCGTCTGCTCATCAGCCGATGCTGCTACAAG GGTTAAGAGCCAGTTGAAGAGGATAGCTCGGCCTATGTACTCGAACCCACCGGTTCACGGTGCGAGGATCGTGGCTAACGTCGTGGGTGATGCGGCTATGTTCAACGAGTGGAAAGCAGAGATGGAAATGATGGCGGGAAGGATCAAGACGGTGAGACAGAAGCTGTACGACAGCCTCGTTTCCAAAGACAAGAGCGGCAAGGACTGGTCGTTTATTCTGAAGCAGATTGGCATGTTCTCGTTCACCGGACTCAACAAGGCTCAG AGTGATAATATGACGAACAAGTGGCATGTGTACATGACTAAAGATGGGAGGATATCGTTGGCCGGATTGTCTATGGCTAAATGCGAGTACCTTGCTGATGCCATCATCGACTCGTACCATAACGTAAGCTGA
- the LOC108841318 gene encoding UPF0725 protein At2g20620-like, with amino-acid sequence MYDVMLDEAKLWLDERNVESSSSPPALPVKEDSGHDYEYDSAEDEMDPVEEAKYHQQVRDSDGFDVDFCYHPFGGIMPCGCNESDTVLAKLGLHCYNIDNGKKLQFRAVKKVNAEAVSFVNYYITLEAVDPDNNHSPVAFQTCVWDSATENKERLRLITKQCRIKPLGPAAGNTDAERRTSWLWDRDAVDEFYTCRMPNWLQDDELTGPNKLQFHEVKDSELQDSEWLNLYAEIALSSERPSYMETDLPLEVKKVVVRTKEDVEPSMKLKSSNAIFYMTFKAHRGPEWKAIIRQTRDGIQGHVCLEVTCMHVGKVV; translated from the exons ATGTACGATGTTATGCTGGATGAGGCCAAGCTGTGGCTCGACGAACGGAACGTGGAATCGTCTTCTTCTCCGCCTGCACTACCAGTAAAAGAAGATTCTGGCCACGACTACGAGTATGATTCAGCCGAGGACGAGATGGATCCGGTGGAAGAGGCCAAGTATCATCAGCAAGTCAGGGATTCCGAT GGTTTCGACGTTGATTTTTGCTATCATCCATTTGGTGGGATAATGCCCTGTGGATGTAATGAATCCGACACAGTGTTGGCTAAGCTCGGACTCCACTGTTACAATATTGacaat GGGAAAAAATTGCAATTCAGGGCTGTAAAGAAAGTTAACGCAGAAGCCGTTTCATTTGTGAATTACTATATTACTTTGGAGGCCGTGGATCCAGACAACAACCATTCACCTGTTGCTTTCCAAACCTGTGTTTGGGATTCTGCCACCGAGAACAAAGAGCGCTTGAGACTGATCACTAAACAATGCAGGATAAAGCCTCTAGGGCCTGCTGCTG GAAATACCGATGCAGAACGTCGTACCTCATGGCTATGGGACCGAGATGCTGTAGATGAATTCTACACATGTAGGATGCCCAATTGGCTACAGGATGATGAACTTACCGGACCTAATAAGCTTCAGTTTCATGAG GTGAAGGACTCAGAACTGCAGGATAGCGAATGGCTCAATCTATACGCTGAAATTGCATTGTCCTCAGAGCGGCCCTCTTACATG GAAACTGATTTGCCGTTGGAGGTGAAGAAAGTGGTGGTGCGTACAAAGGAAGATGTGGAGCCGAGCATGAAGCTGAAATCGAGCAATGCAATCTTCTACATGACTTTCAAAGCCCACAGGGGTCCTGAGTGGAAAGCTATCATAAGGCAAACAAGGGATGGTATACAAGGACACGTGTGCCTTGAAGTTACATGCATGCATGTTGGGAAAGTAGTGTGA